GAATGTCCACAGATAAAAATCTTCGGCGGATTTTGAGCCATTTCTTCTTTAATATTCGGATTGTATTTTCCCGGATAGCCTCCAATATGCGTAATCCAGACTGAGACATTCTCGCAAGAAAAACGATTATTTAATGGAAATTCTAATCGTGCTTTTGCATCGTCAATGTTGCCGTAAACCGCTCTTAATGGTTTTATTTTTTTAATCGTGTCCGTAACTACCAAATCTCCAATATCACCTGCATGCCAAACTTCATCAGCCTGATTTACATATTTTAAAATGGTATCATCTATATGACTGTGTGTATCTGAGAGCAGGAGGATTTTTTTCATTTTTTTCAAAAAGGGACAAAGGTTCAGAGAGACAAAGTTACAAAGGTTTTTTTATTTAGGAGCAAAGGTTCAGAGAGACAAAGATTTCTTTGTAGAGACGCATGATAGAAAAACCTTTGTAACTTTGTCTCTTTGCAACTTTGTAACTAAAAAGAAAAAACTTAGAACCTTAGCATCTCAGAATCTTAGCATCTTCAAAAAAACCTTTGTACCTTTGCAATTCTGAACCTTTGAACCTCTAAAGTGAGATATTTTATTCAATTTGCTTATAACGGAACACATTATCATGGCTGGCAGATACAGCCCAACGCCTCTTCTGTTCAGGAAACTTTAAATAAAGCTTTTTCGGTTTTACTGAATGAACCTATAAGTATTATGGGTGCCGGAAGAACAGATACTGGCGTACATGCAACTGAAATGTTTGGGCATTTTGATACTGAAAAAA
This portion of the Flavobacterium panacagri genome encodes:
- a CDS encoding metallophosphoesterase family protein, with the protein product MKKILLLSDTHSHIDDTILKYVNQADEVWHAGDIGDLVVTDTIKKIKPLRAVYGNIDDAKARLEFPLNNRFSCENVSVWITHIGGYPGKYNPNIKEEMAQNPPKIFICGHSHILKVMFDKKNNLLHMNPGAAGKSGFHKVRTMLRFVIDDDKIKDLEIIEIGEK